A genomic segment from Phalacrocorax carbo unplaced genomic scaffold, bPhaCar2.1 SCAFFOLD_58, whole genome shotgun sequence encodes:
- the LOC135311104 gene encoding sorting nexin-31-like — protein MAPPSITDLAFLLSSCLKKIILEQMMKAAKEGQEMEIKMPESMKNSKKSSIQQKQVVHSGFVSRKRFLLGPNEDNSVFEKIREEDL, from the exons ATGGCTCCCCCCTCCATCACTGATCTT GCCTTTTTGCTCAGTAGCTGcttgaagaaaattatattggAACAGATGATGAAGGCAGCCAAAGAAGGCCAAGAAATG GAGATCAAGATGCCTGAATCCATGAAAAATAGTAAGAAATCCAGCATCCAACAAAAGCAG GTAGTTCATTCAGGGTTTGTGTCAAGGAAAAGGTTTTTGCTTGGGCCAAATGAAGACAACTCTGTGTTTGAGAAAATAAGAGAGGAGGACCTGTGA